In one Hippocampus zosterae strain Florida chromosome 10, ASM2543408v3, whole genome shotgun sequence genomic region, the following are encoded:
- the tiparp gene encoding protein mono-ADP-ribosyltransferase TIPARP yields the protein MDKTLHILQKSTDGVRTGIALNVSLNVDEGEDFREHSIVGLSDKIPLVKPYFKKKQRKLDAKCLHRALEEPILTSLLSGDISGDGVFVPRSQAGRTPGNLCAAVAAKQNCIRPVCGLKDSPSADGAAAGTGDVEMADTTVELEEMERRGERPKAGLKAAGSTGTITSASRDVPPVVAPQASRQEGAIKSNDCSTHPNPLPVKDYGALQDSHPLLVQAQLPDNRVLFQDKSEEASLDLVFELLTQLQYHTHQSDSVDICVDFLQGQCVYGSDCAHHHTVLPYHWQIRRSDTQTWQSIADESQEQLERLYCNPDNDQVRLKYQGSVFSLDFGAMRVCDLKFDRVRRLSTPPNPLAMPVTNPNPTSSCHTVWKYYCRDNFGWREYSEPVVKLIEKATLRGLKEVRFITLQNQYILNIREGFQQNAMFGFRRQIKKRPMFMSSVMLAPHLETLGGIASSPLSSSSSSLSSASSMDVTASHPLSPTSTNPPSLFPETWLPMAVSQDFLQVPVSRDDRSYRTVYSLFHKTVAETKFRIIKILRVQNPFLWEKYKRKKEYMSRRLSEMDRLLSERHLFHGTSADVVEGICKHNFDPRVCGKHATMFGQGSYFARKAVYSHNFSKRSPKGVHCMFLAKVLTGRFTVGNPSMRRPPPINPRDASSDLYDSCVDNWVDPQIYVIFNDDQSYPYFIIHYEEVPSMVAL from the exons ATGGATAAAACTTTGCACATTCTACAGAAATCCACAGACGGTGTACGGACTGGGATCGCCTTGAACGTGAGCTTAAATGTGGATGAAGGGGAGGACTTCAGAGAGCACTCAATCGTGGGACTCTCGGACAAAATACCTTTGGTGAAACCTTATTTCAAAAAGAAGCAGAGGAAACTAGATGCCAAATGCCTTCACCGCGCCTTGGAGGAGCCCATCCTGACCTCTCTGCTCAGCGGCGACATATCGGGGGACGGCGTGTTTGTGCCGCGTAGTCAGGCTGGACGCACGCCGGGGAACCTTTGTGCGGCCGTCGCGGCCAAACAGAACTGCATCCGACCAGTGTGTGGCCTCAAAGACTCGCCGTCCGCCGACGGCGCCGCAGCGGGGACCGGAGATGTGGAGATGGCTGATACTACTGTGGAGCTGGAGGAAATGGAGCGCAGAGGGGAGCGACCTAAGGCAGGCCTCAAGGCTGCGGGGAGCACAGGGACAATAACGTCAGCCAGCAGGGACGTGCCTCCCGTAGTTGCCCCTCAGGCTTCTCGTCAAGAGGGAGCCATCAAAAGTAATGACTGCTCAACTCACCCGAATCCCCTCCCTGTGAAAGACTACGGTGCCCTCCAGGACAGCCACCCCCTCCTCGTGCAAGCCCAGCTGCCTGACAATCGAGTGCTTTTTCAGGACAAAAGTGAAGAGGCCTCTCTGGACTTGGTATTTGAGCTGCTCACCCAGCTTCAGTATCACACACACCAGTCGGACTCTGTGGACATTTGTGTGGATTTCCTCCAAGGACAATGCGTGTACGGCAGTGATTGCGCTCACCACCACACGGTCCTGCCCTACCACTGGCAGATCCGCAGGAGCGACACTCAGACGTGGCAAAGCATCGCAGATGAATCCCAGGAACAGCTGGAGAGACTCTACTGCAACCCAGACAATGACCAAGTCAGACTCAAGTACCA GGGATCGGTGTTTTCCCTGGACTTTGGAGCCATGCGGGTTTGTGACCTGAAGTTTGATCGTGTCCGCCGGCTGTCCACTCCCCCCAATCCTCTCGCCATGCCTGTGACGAACCCAAACCCCACCTCTAGCTGTCACACGGTGTGGAAGTACTACTGCAGAGACAACTTTGGCTGGAGGGAATACTCCGAG CCTGTGGTGAAGCTAATAGAAAAGGCCACTCTGAGGGGTCTCAAGGAGGTGCGATTCATTACGCTCCAGAACCAGTACATCCTAAACATCAGGGAGGGCTTCCAGCAGAATGCCATGTTTGGCTTCAGGCGTCAGATCAAGAAGCGGCCCATGTTCATGTCCTCGGTGATGCTTGCCCCTCATCTAGA GACTTTGGGTGGCATCGCTTCGTCTCCGCTGTCTAGTTCTTCCTCCTCCCTGTCGTCCGCCTCATCAATGGATGTCACGGCGTCGCATCCGCTCTCCCCGACCAGCACCAACCCGCCGAGCCTTTTCCCAGAGACCTGGTTGCCCATGGCAGTGAGCCAAGACTTTCTGCAGGTGCCCGTGTCCCGTGACGATCGCAGCTACAGGACCGTGTACAGCTTGTTCCACAAAACGGTGGCGGAGACCAAGTTCAGGATCATTAAGATACTCCGGGTACAAAATCCTTTCCTCTGGGAGAAGTACAAAAG GAAGAAGGAGTACATGTCCAGGCGGCTGTCCGAAATGGACCGGCTGCTGAGCGAGCGTCATCTCTTCCACGGCACCTCGGCGGACGTTGTGGAGGGCATCTGCAAGCACAACTTTGACCCGAGGGTCTGTGGCAAACATGCCACCATGTTCGGCCAGGGCTCCTACTTTGCCCGGAAGGCCGTCTACTCGCACAACTTCTCCAAGCGCTCGCCCAAAGGAGTCCACTGCATGTTCCTGGCCAAAGTGCTCACTGGCAG GTTTACTGTAGGAAATCCTTCAATGCGACGACCTCCGCCCATCAACCCCCGCGACGCCTCTAGTGACCTGTATGACTCCTGTGTGGACAACTGGGTGGACCCTCAGATCTACGTCATCTTCAACGACGACCAGAGCTACCCATACTTTATCATTCATTACGAGGAGGTACCCAGCATGGTAGCCCTCTGA